One genomic region from Anopheles bellator chromosome 2, idAnoBellAS_SP24_06.2, whole genome shotgun sequence encodes:
- the LOC131212924 gene encoding integral membrane protein 2B gives MTIPTKPTAKKAEKSILPLVAPNTASAPADDGGNNSTASSIILLRRGRQLSPATAAILLMVALLGFSIGTIGGLFYFRQYSQTRNHMRFHGFCKIPYDSSNWDPLVYHAVNPGNPVFAAIQKATSEDSSADDQSGAESNNNNSNAVDDAADPFFREEFELGLSDEDNYSKIDVPVFRGQRPARFLHDFKFNQSGIIDMASGRCFIMPLDRETVLPPKSLRDLIQKMQRGYYNIDTSVLKKTMRVVTPELTDYTDVSPRITKECVDMKIYELEKIISGVYKRSTDIVERSKFAEFGGNHISLIDILNMDELD, from the exons ATGACCATCCCAACCAAACCGACGGCCAAAAAGGCTGAAAAGTCCATTTTGCCCCTTGTTGCGCCCAACACGGCGAGTGCACCAGCT gaCGATGGCGGAAACAATTCCACGGCTTCCAGCATCATCCTGTTGCGCCGTGGCCGTCAGCTGTCTCCGGCTACGGCCGCCAttctgctgatggtggcccTGCTTGGTTTCTCGATCGGGACCATCGGTGGACTGTTCTACTTCCGCCAGTACTCCCAGACCCGCAACCACATGCGGTTCCATGGTTTCTGCAAGATTCCGTACGACTCGAGCAACTGGGATCCCTTGGTGTACCACGCGGTCAATCCAGGCAATCCGGTCTTTGCGGCAATCCAGAAGGCCACGTCCGAGGATTCGTCCGCCGACGACCAGTCGGGAGCTgagagcaacaacaacaacagcaacgcgGTAGACGATGCGGCAGATCCGTTCTTCCGCGAAGAGTTCGAGCTGGGCCTGTCGGACGAGGACAACTACTCGAAGATCGATGTGCCCGTGTTCCGCGGTCAGCGTCCGGCCCGTTTCCTGCACGACTTCAAGTTTAACCAGTCCGGCATCATCGATATGGCGAGCGGCCGATGCTTCATTATGCCGCTCGATCGCGAAACGGTTCTACCGCCCAAGTCGCTGCGAGATCTCATCCAAAAGATGCAGCGCGGTTACTACAACATCGACACGAGCGTGCTGAAGAAGACGATGCGCGTCGTCACGCCGGAACTGACCGACTACACGGACGTTTCGCCTCGCATCACCAAGGAGTGCGTCGACATGAAGATCTACGAGCTGGAGAAGATCATCAGCGGTG tctACAAACGGTCGACCGATATTGTGGAGCGTTCCAAGTTTGCCGAATTCGGCGGTAACCACATTTCACTCATCGACATCCTGAACATGGACGAGCTGGACTAG
- the LOC131212923 gene encoding mucin-2-like yields MLAFVPNTDGRTIGIVTVVCLLLPVFFRPSDGSPDVLRFYPSPSFTGYDYTTPSCPLQPVPPPPCTASATILSVPVKVNVTETIVTFLRERITHTESVTLPVITSTEVLVSTIARTVTKPVVHVEYLTERVPVVEYLTDTVTRTSTCTVTELLPTTYVSTYISTSYAPPLTETSFHTETAYRTLTSTSVSTLIRTQTDTSSVYRTETSSITATKTLREVSTVTATCSSPPPPLNNEYLPVPAPSNDYLPPAVGAEQRLRGHFALPEDLLPPKLLGAPMAPDASALVTMTKTLDPITVTKERTVMKVSPGTPNDLDGGGGPIRTKSVFAFDQRITKRVTVTPTLTSYIYLDPVTVTSTRPSGPQSG; encoded by the coding sequence ATGCTCGCGTTTGTGCCAAACACCGACGGTCGAACCATCGGAATTGTGACGGTGGTGTGCTTACTATTGCCCGTCTTTTTCCGGCCATCCGATGGTTCACCGGACGTCCTACGATTCTACCCGTCGCCGTCATTCACCGGATACGATTACACAACACCCAGCTGTCCACTACAGCCGGTGCCCCCTCCACCCTGTACGGCTTCCGCTACGATCCTCAGCGTGCCAGTGAAGGTGAACGTGACGGAAACGATCGTCACCTTTCTGAGAGAACGGATAACCCACACGGAGAGTGTCACCCTTCCGGTTATCACCAGCACTGAAGTGCTGGTCAGTACGATCGCTCGGACGGTCACCAAGCCGGTGGTCCACGTAGAGTACCTCACGGAGCGCGTGCCGGTTGTGGAGTATCTGACCGATACGGTCACTCGGACCTCGACCTGTACCGTGACGGAACTACTGCCAACAACCTACGTTAGCACGTACATCTCGACGAGCTACGCGCCACCGTTGACAGAGACTTCCTTCCACACAGAAACCGCCTACCGAACACTGACCAGCACCTCCGTCAGTACGCTCATTCGGACCCAGACGGACACGTCATCGGTGTACCGCACCGAGACGTCCTCGATAACGGCTACGAAAACCCTACGGGAAGTGTCGACCGTCACGGCGACCTGCAgttcaccaccgccgcccctcAACAACGAGTATCTTCCAGTGCCAGCGCCATCGAACGACTATCTGCCCCCGGCTGTCGGTGCCGAACAGCGGCTACGTGGTCACTTTGCTCTCCCGGAGGATCTGCTGCCGCCGAAGCTTCTCGGAGCACCGATGGCACCAGATGCCTCGGCCCTGGTGACAATGACGAAAACGCTCGACCCCATTACGGTGACCAAGGAACGCACGGTTATGAAAGTATCACCCGGAACACCAAACGACcttgatggtggcggcggaccGATCCGTACCAAATCGGTGTTTGCGTTCGACCAGCGCATCACCAAGCGCGTCACCGTCACGCCTACGCTGACAAGCTATATCTACTTGGACCCGGTAACCGTAACCTCCACGAGGCCTTCTGGGCCGCAGTCCGGCTAG
- the LOC131208231 gene encoding transmembrane inner ear expressed protein, which yields MDVEHKAEAFLETETSFGMRVWHLLFLCCGSVLGVVIMLCCCIRFRIPRTKQDIEADYQRKKLTRKFRERLDCMNNDVIDEMDLLRALERVREDYRAEQEKLASSKEVAENKDNQAIVTVCDNV from the coding sequence ATGGACGTCGAGCATAAAGCGGAAGCATTTCTGGAGACCGAGACAAGCTTCGGGATGCGCGTGTGGCATCTGCTGTTTCTTTGTTGCGGATCCGTGCTCGGCGTGGTGATAATGCTGTGCTGCTGCATTCGGTTCCGGATACCGCGCACCAAACAGGATATTGAGGCGGATTATCAGCGCAAAAAGTTGACCCGCAAATTTCGCGAGCGGCTCGACTGCATGAACAACGACGTAATCGACGAAATGGACCTTCTACGTGCCCTCGAGCGCGTCCGCGAAGATTACCGCGCGGAACAGGAAAAACTGGCCAGCAGTAAGGAGGTGGCCGAAAACAAGGACAATCAGGCAATCGTGACCGTTTGCGATAACGTTTGA